A genome region from Lucilia cuprina isolate Lc7/37 chromosome 3, ASM2204524v1, whole genome shotgun sequence includes the following:
- the LOC111678113 gene encoding endocuticle structural glycoprotein SgAbd-1-like — protein sequence MLRALILAALICVYCGTLPSMAAQTFSVNRRPITITTNGVPPTPTPPSSSSSSLSTSKPDQVIDSNNSKQQQDEERFYHPAEDKKPRVLEEFNRNFKDGSYEYKFILSNGVTRYEKSYWKPLGFGEKLLARKGFYSHPLTNHKYLTVFYTADENGYQQDTAKYTNAVPTLPKQLQVPHLNFPQETIIVTNPTATTRKPTTTTRRTTTTTRRPTTTRTTTTTTTTRKPKTTTRRPVVKPSEFSWIY from the exons ATGTTACGTGCCTTAATATTGGCGGCATTAATTTGTGTCTACTGTGGCACACTTCCTTCAATGGCTGCCCAGACATTTTCAGTTAATAGGCGTCCCATAACAATAACCACAAATGGCGTACCACCAACACCAACACcaccatcatcgtcatcatcatcactcTCGACAAGTAAGCCTGATCAAGTAATTGATTCGAACAACAGCAAACAACAACAGGATGAAGAACGTTTTTATCATCCGGCCGAGGACAAAAAACCAAGAGTTTTAGAAGAATTTAATCGTAATTTTAAGGATGGAAGTTATGAATACAA atttattttaagcaATGGTGTTACACGCTATGAAAAATCATACTGGAAACCATTGGGATTTGGTGAAAAACTATTGGCTCGCAAGGGTTTCTATTCACACCCACTaacaaatcataaatatttaacggTATTTTATACGGCTGATGAAAATGGCTACCAACAAGATACCG CCAAATATACAAATGCTGTACCAACGTTGCCAAAGCAATTGCAAGTACCTCATCTCAATTTCCCGCAGGAGACGATAATAGTAACGAatccaacagcaacaacacgtAAACCAACTACTACAACACGTAGAACAACTACAACGACACGTAGACCAACAACTACTAGAaccaccacaacaacaactactacacgTAAACCTAAAACAACAACACGACGACCGGTGGTAAAACCTTCCGAATTCAGCTGGATTTACTAA
- the LOC111678107 gene encoding uncharacterized protein LOC111678107 produces the protein MTKTVIKSIILLNILVCLTQAALVKNQVSQSQLSQLNNNYQQNSIEQPRFPSRTSTTEKERFSVNYDQVNDLGNRVLDNFDHRYPDGSYEFRYELADGQARYERGYFITVNKQKSLVVVGYYSYRMTDGKYITVFYNADRFGYRQNQAITRDVLPDLPRTIEVPEIREEQSEYIDITTKKSNPHPTTPASIKRLQS, from the exons ATGACAAAAACAGTTATTAAATCTatcattttgttaaacattttagtttgtttaacaCAAGCAGCTTTAGTGAAAAATCAAGTGTCACAATCACAACTGTCACAACTAAATAACAATTATCAACAAAATTCTATAGAACAACCAAGATTTCCATCACGTACTAGTACCACTGAGAAGGAAAGATTTTCGGTTAATTATGATCAAGTGAATGATTTGGGAAATCGTGTTTTGGATAATTTCGATCATCGTTATCCTGATGGTAGTTATGAGTTTCGCTATGAATTAGCCGATGGCCAGGCACGCTACGAAAGAGGATATTTTATTACCGTTAATAAACAAAAGTCCTTGGTGGTGGTGGGTTACTACTCATATCGTATGACTGATGGCAaatatataacagttttctataatgcCGATCGTTTTGGTTATAGACAAAATCAAG CCATTACCCGCGATGTTCTTCCCGATTTACCACGAACCATTGAAGTTCCCGAAATCAGAGAAGAACAGTCAGAATATATTGATATAACGACGAAAAAATCAAACCCTCATCCAACCACTCCTGCATCAATTAAACGTTTACAGTCCTAA